The genomic region CATCGACGTTCTGCTGACCGCCGAGGTCTTCACGCTCATGCGGCGTGGGCGGCGCCTCGATGTCAGCTAATCCGGCCTGAGCATCCAGCGGATGACGACCATGGCCGGAAACACCCAGCCGAGGCCGAACAGGACGAAAAAGACGAGGTGCACCAGATTGTGTGCACCCACCAGCCAGGTTTCATAGATCCACATTCCCAGAGCCGCCCACACGATGAGGGTGAGCAGGGTAAGCACGATG from Pelagibacterium sp. 26DY04 harbors:
- a CDS encoding DUF2842 domain-containing protein, with amino-acid sequence MTQRQRKAVGIVLTLLTLIVWAALGMWIYETWLVGAHNLVHLVFFVLFGLGWVFPAMVVIRWMLRPD